The Pseudomonas sp. Teo4 genome has a segment encoding these proteins:
- a CDS encoding UvrD-helicase domain-containing protein has product MDGLQMTEEQRAPCESNSDVIKIEAGAGTGKTTTLRGIAEAKRDKRQLYVAFNKSIQVEASRKFPSNVTCKTAHSLAYGAIGRDYGNVHGKLQGDIKPFHVTRQLTSSLSGVPSSAHNLYGGRVIETVKNYLVSADSTLSPKHVSIGDAPVERSHFDPQRILQDAMQVWTAMQDLRSEVPMLHDGYLKLYQVAGRRLPYDLILFDEAQDTNPVTQAIVNQQQAKKVYVGDRHQAIYGFRGASNAMELIPSDETFYLTGSFRFGNEVAEVANRILDLKGDVVHLRGLGAESKIRPLTASEGYAYLSRGNAALFDRAVKALTKNEPFSFVGDIRGYRFDQILDVYQLSIKGQVKDPFIRSFSSFDELVEYAEMINDREVKSRCKIVTAYGRDIPGLLERIERAALAPVEDGNVADNRLILTTGHKSKGLEFPNVQLAGDFMEFLDSDTGQLIDMSKADTNLIEEINVNYVGVTRAQRVLHLNEQLEAYLEHLEELAANRSSRPSMA; this is encoded by the coding sequence ATGGATGGCCTGCAGATGACCGAGGAGCAACGTGCTCCCTGCGAAAGCAACTCCGATGTAATCAAGATCGAAGCCGGTGCTGGCACTGGCAAGACCACCACGTTGCGAGGCATCGCCGAGGCCAAGCGCGACAAGCGTCAGCTATATGTCGCGTTCAACAAATCGATCCAGGTCGAGGCCTCCAGGAAGTTCCCATCCAACGTCACCTGCAAGACCGCACATTCGCTTGCCTACGGCGCCATTGGCCGTGACTACGGCAACGTACATGGCAAGCTTCAGGGGGACATCAAGCCCTTCCATGTTACTCGACAGCTGACCTCCAGCCTGTCGGGCGTCCCGTCGAGTGCCCACAACTTGTATGGCGGTCGCGTGATCGAGACCGTGAAAAACTACCTCGTGTCGGCCGATTCCACGCTTAGCCCGAAGCACGTCAGCATCGGCGACGCCCCGGTCGAGCGTAGCCATTTCGATCCGCAGCGGATCTTGCAGGACGCGATGCAGGTCTGGACCGCAATGCAGGATCTGCGCTCCGAAGTCCCGATGCTGCATGACGGGTACCTCAAGCTCTACCAGGTCGCAGGTCGTCGACTGCCCTACGACCTGATCCTTTTCGACGAAGCGCAAGATACCAATCCCGTCACCCAAGCAATCGTAAATCAGCAGCAGGCGAAGAAGGTGTATGTGGGCGATCGCCATCAGGCGATCTACGGCTTCCGTGGTGCGAGCAACGCGATGGAGCTCATCCCCTCGGACGAAACCTTCTACCTGACGGGCTCGTTCCGCTTCGGCAACGAAGTGGCGGAAGTGGCTAACCGCATCCTGGACCTCAAGGGTGATGTCGTTCATCTGCGTGGACTGGGGGCGGAAAGCAAGATCCGTCCTCTGACTGCCAGCGAGGGCTATGCGTACCTCAGCCGAGGCAATGCTGCGCTGTTCGACCGGGCCGTGAAAGCTCTGACCAAGAACGAGCCCTTCTCCTTCGTCGGTGACATCCGCGGTTACCGCTTCGATCAGATCCTGGACGTCTATCAGTTGTCGATCAAAGGCCAGGTGAAGGATCCATTCATCCGGTCCTTCAGCAGCTTCGATGAGCTGGTGGAATACGCCGAAATGATCAACGACCGCGAAGTTAAGTCGCGCTGCAAGATCGTCACTGCCTATGGCCGGGATATCCCAGGTTTGTTGGAGCGAATCGAGCGGGCAGCCCTGGCACCGGTCGAAGACGGCAACGTTGCGGACAACCGTCTGATCCTCACCACGGGCCACAAGTCGAAAGGGCTCGAATTCCCCAATGTCCAGCTGGCTGGCGACTTCATGGAGTTTCTCGACTCCGACACCGGCCAGTTGATCGACATGAGCAAGGCCGACACCAACCTGATCGAGGAGATCAACGTCAACTACGTCGGGGTAACCCGAGCGCAGCGCGTTCTCCACCTCAATGAGCAGCTGGAGGCCTACCTCGAACACCTCGAAGAACTGGCGGCCAACCGCTCCAGTCGTCCTTCCATGGCGTAA
- a CDS encoding HNH endonuclease, giving the protein MIELSVVRDIRKAPLIQHGSRLDKSAGELRKQVIAQGRFGRRCHFCDFAFGTTDSFDIHNLDGDHTNNELENLVPVCELCHAPFHLDTVSKKWPSDPGKIVFLPELTQVQLNNLLQVIFYCMAMQSVAAGPEKVASTAEQGINPHTVYRRITDRAHQVEMNSKGETVRKGLSDPLVCSRVLLDMSDDEYEQRSVLLGGCRYVPGADYFIQQAGMWSGNGASFSRLDLAAWPGVAGVA; this is encoded by the coding sequence ATGATCGAGCTATCGGTTGTTCGTGACATCCGGAAAGCGCCTCTTATTCAGCACGGCTCTCGGCTGGACAAGAGCGCGGGTGAGTTGCGCAAGCAGGTTATTGCGCAAGGGCGCTTTGGACGTCGCTGTCATTTTTGCGATTTTGCATTCGGAACAACCGATAGTTTCGATATCCATAATCTGGATGGTGATCACACGAATAATGAACTCGAAAACTTAGTTCCTGTTTGTGAGCTATGCCACGCGCCATTTCATCTCGATACGGTTTCTAAGAAATGGCCATCCGATCCTGGGAAAATTGTCTTCCTGCCTGAGCTGACTCAAGTTCAGCTCAACAATCTCTTGCAGGTGATTTTCTACTGCATGGCGATGCAGTCTGTTGCGGCTGGGCCGGAAAAGGTGGCTTCGACGGCGGAACAGGGTATTAACCCGCATACGGTCTACCGCCGTATCACCGACCGAGCCCACCAGGTCGAGATGAACTCGAAGGGGGAAACTGTGCGGAAAGGCCTTTCGGACCCCTTGGTATGTAGCAGAGTTTTGCTGGACATGAGCGACGATGAGTACGAGCAGCGTAGTGTCCTTCTGGGTGGCTGTCGTTACGTTCCTGGAGCGGACTATTTCATCCAGCAAGCTGGCATGTGGTCTGGGAACGGTGCGTCTTTCAGTCGCCTGGATCTCGCGGCCTGGCCTGGCGTTGCAGGAGTGGCCTGA
- a CDS encoding DUF6685 family protein, translating into MIQDDLGIPASVRAIVEAFPALKVHLREPAQSIAASSVVLWHEWGGAVHGSWPRLAAGEMLGWRNQGGQYGSFHLTREDLARLGCREVKEQWRCEIQDVEGLSASKSELRDFASLDDMVATNSRPMIEPMSLEKLDQNLAWSEIRILHREDPSDHFACYRWDGRLFLMNSGGSHHFAAARYIASRLRRSVPLQGRLKIYGLNSASVSSLVRDFEIFALRDEPMSYMAFHDAMRAYGAAYLHRRLPRPYEDSRAVFLPRDDIRSVRVAAVLHEWGFFDLGDHLQELARRNMAAFRLN; encoded by the coding sequence ATGATTCAGGATGATCTCGGTATCCCCGCTTCGGTCCGCGCTATTGTTGAGGCCTTTCCTGCTCTGAAAGTGCACTTGCGGGAACCCGCTCAAAGTATTGCCGCGTCGAGCGTTGTTCTATGGCATGAATGGGGTGGCGCGGTGCACGGCTCTTGGCCCCGTCTAGCTGCCGGAGAAATGCTCGGGTGGCGCAATCAGGGCGGCCAATACGGCAGCTTCCATCTCACCCGGGAGGATCTCGCCCGCTTGGGCTGTCGCGAGGTCAAGGAGCAATGGCGGTGCGAGATTCAGGATGTCGAAGGCCTTTCAGCGTCGAAATCGGAGCTGCGTGACTTCGCGAGCCTTGACGATATGGTCGCCACCAACTCGCGACCGATGATCGAGCCTATGAGCTTGGAAAAGCTGGATCAAAACCTCGCCTGGTCCGAGATACGAATACTTCATCGCGAGGATCCTTCGGATCATTTCGCCTGCTATCGGTGGGATGGGCGGCTTTTCCTGATGAACTCCGGTGGCTCGCATCACTTTGCGGCAGCACGCTATATCGCTTCGCGGTTGCGTCGTTCTGTGCCGCTGCAGGGGCGGCTAAAGATCTACGGCCTCAACAGCGCTTCTGTCAGTTCCCTGGTGCGTGACTTTGAGATATTCGCGCTACGGGACGAGCCGATGAGCTACATGGCGTTTCACGATGCCATGCGGGCTTATGGCGCTGCCTACCTGCACCGACGCCTGCCCCGTCCTTATGAGGATTCCCGAGCTGTGTTTCTGCCGCGAGATGATATTCGTTCGGTGCGAGTTGCGGCCGTGCTCCACGAGTGGGGGTTCTTCGATCTGGGTGATCATCTGCAAGAGCTGGCTCGCAGAAACATGGCGGCTTTCAGATTGAACTGA